From the Triticum urartu cultivar G1812 chromosome 4, Tu2.1, whole genome shotgun sequence genome, the window ATGTCTCTAGTGCAATCATCTAGTTCCATCGTAATAAACAATAAAAATCAAGCGAGCTGAAAAAGAGAAAAACTGAAAGATGTAATACAACTGAGGCACTGCTTATATTGCTTATTTAACTGTGTGCAGAGCACAGTCTAGCACGCACATGTGCAGTGTTTCTAGTAATTACCAGCCATCATTCCTCAGGTAACTCTCCCTCCCCAAACCACCTGGGAGGATCATATCCCTGTCCACCTACGCTTGTATCAGAAAACAAAGCACTCATGTTCCATAAACATGATATGATGCAGAACTGGAAATGTGTAGCAAAAAAGAACACGCACCAAGAGGATTACAACGGCACAGACGCCATGCTGTCAAGATTGTACCCTTCGCAACACCATATCTTTTGTACGCCTGCATAGAGTACTCGCTGCATGTTGGCACATAACGGCAGCTTGAAGGCAGCAAGGGTGATATCTCTCCTGTTCACATAAAGCATGAGCCAGTGAGCAGGCCATGTATAGATAAAAGCCGGTCTTAAAAGCATGGTCTATGACTGCATAGTGGTAGTAACACAAATGTCCAAAAGACAACCAGAAATGAAGCGGTAACAAACTGCAAACAAGAACTTACTTTTGTAGAATTTTAGCATCGATAGTGCCACGCTGACTCCCAAATCGTTGACTTCCTCTTCTCAGAATCATAACATGCACATATTTTTGGAAAAGGGGGTCAGTTTGTTACTTCTGTAAATCAGCACAGGGAAAACACAACTCCATGTTCGATCAAAACAACGCTGAATGCATGATGTCCTAAACTCGTAATGTCTTACTTAAGCTAGTGCCTGCTCCTTGTCCTAAATTCATGTTTACAAGAGCGCATAAAGTATTGCATAGTGGCGTACGTCTAATGAGTTTTTACAGCATGCGAGTTGAAACCAACGATTCATGAGCTTCTGAGAGTTCTCTTGCACAAAAAATAGACTAAAGAAACTCACCCACATAAAGATGAAATAACTGTGTTGAACAGTCCAATACTTGGGAAACAAAACATAAACTAATACTTTGGAAACAAAACATACATAAACTAAAATAAAGGAAAAAGAAATGCATTCAGATTTCTCAATCTGTCATCACTAGACTAACCGTCGTCGTCGGCAGCACAGCAGACCCGCACCATCGGAATCCTTCTCTTATTCTTGTAGTGCGGACCAGTGAAAGAAGCTGGAGATTCAGAAACCAGCAGGCAGATAAAAGGGGGTAAA encodes:
- the LOC125553750 gene encoding UPF0161 protein At3g09310 isoform X1 translates to MAAPVSASLLPLGRSAPSFTGPHYKNKRRIPMVRVCCAADDDEEVNDLGVSVALSMLKFYKREISPLLPSSCRYVPTCSEYSMQAYKRYGVAKGTILTAWRLCRCNPLGI
- the LOC125553750 gene encoding UPF0161 protein At3g09310 isoform X2, with protein sequence MAAPVSASLLPLGRSAPSFTGPHYKNKRRIPMVRVCCAADDDEEVNDLGVSVALSMLKFYKREISPLLPSSCRYVPTCSEYSMQAYKRYGVAKGTILTAWRLCRCNPLA